The region TTTTTATGAAATTAGGAAATTAATGAATGCACTTTGTGCATAATTTGCTGATAAATTAAAAAAATATTTTATTTAAATTTGATAATGCTATAATTTTTTTAGAATATTAGGAGGTATTATGATATTCAATATTTATGGTACCTATTCCCTTTATTAACTTTTGGGATGGGTATTAGTGTTCGTCGGTTTAATCGTATGTAATGAACTGGCACGAAGAACAAAAATAGGTGGTATCATCTTCTTCTTAGCTATTCCAGCTTGTTTGACAATTTATTTTGTCATTTTGACTATCTGGGGGAAAGTCGATCCTAATTCCTGGGCAGCTAGTAACTGGACATTTACTAAGATGAATTCATGGTTCCACTATGCAAAGTTGTATGCTGCCACAGCAGGATGTATCGGCTTCATGATGATCAAATATGGCTGGGGAATTGGTAAAAAGAATTGGTTTAAACCTTTCCCATTCATCATTGTTGCAATCAATATTTTAATTGCTTGTGTCAGTGATTTCGAATCAGCTATCAAAGGTGCTCAAGCAGCAACTGAAGGAACAGCTGGTTGGTGGAAATCCAGTGAAGGCGTCTGGTTATATGGCGGATGGTGGAACTGGGTTAATGGTATTGCTGGCCTTATCAATATTGCATGTATGACCGGTTGGTGGGGAATTTATTCTTCAAAGAAAAAGCAAGATATGTTATGGCCTGATATGACATGGGTATATATTATTGCTTATGATATTTGGAACTTCGAATATACATATAATAATTTGCCAACTCACTCATGGTATTGTGGTTTAGCATTATTATTAGCTCCAACCTTTGCTAATTTATTCTGGAATAAAGGCGGTTGGATTCAAAACCGTGCAAATACATTGGCCATATGGTGTATGTTTGCTCAAGTAGTTCCTTATTTCCAAGATGCTTTACCATTTAATGTTGTAACATCTGTTTATGGTCCTGCTGGTGATCTTTCTGTAGCAACTGGAGTATCTGCACCGACTGTTGCTGATCCAAAGGCACAAGGAGTAATTGCGATATTAGCACTAGCGGTTAATGTGGTGGCGTTGACGATAATTATAAGGCGCGCTATTTTGCAAAAGAAGAATCCATATACTCACGAAATCTTTACGGATCAAAAAGATTTCCAAGAAGCAATGTTAAGAAGAGAATAAAAAAGACCAGTCCGTTAAAGCGCAGTTTCCTTAGGGAATTATTAAAACTAAATTATAGAATTACGCTTTCAAACGATGACAAAAGGTTCACGGAAAAATCCGTGAGCCTTTTGTGTATCAAACAACAGAGATGTTATGCGGTTAAAAAAAGATTTAACTGTAATGAATAGAAATGAAACGCAAACGGAACTCATCCAGAATACATTGTTTATAATATTTGAAGCGAAATTGCAAGCAAGACATGTAAGAAGAATGCGATAACAAAGAAAAGACAGATAAGCATTGATTATAATCTTTATAAAATCTTAACGCCATCAACAAGAACCCTAATGCTATCTTTATGAAAAATATGATATCATAATAACGATAAACGGAATCGAGGCTTTTGCATGGGAATACTAAAAAGGAAACTATCATCCTTTCAGATAATACTAATAGAATTCGCGGGAGTTATTTTGCTCGGCGCATTTTTACTTACCTTGCCGATTTCTTCAAAAACTCACGAATGGACATCGTTTATCGACGCCCTTTTTACTTCGACGTCCGCCGTATGCGTAACGGGACTTATCGTGTTCGATACGGCAACGCACTGGACGATATTCGGGCAAATTGTTATATTATTGCTGATTCAAATCGGCGGCATGGGCATCGTTACCATAGCCGTGTCTCTTGCCGTTATTTCCGGCAAAAAAATCGGGCTGTTCAGCCGCGAAACAATGAAAAATGCGATTTCTGCGCCAAACGTGAGCGGAATAGTCCGCCTGACCGGATTTATAATCAAAGGTATATTTTTGATTGAACTTATCGGCGCGCTTGTTATGATGCCCGTATTTTGTATAGATTACGGCGCCGAAGGAATTTGGCTGTCGATTTTCCATTCCGTGTCGGCGTTCTGCAATGCCGGGTTCGATATTATGGGGACGAAAAGCGGCGAATTTACTTCTATCACGCGCTATTCGGCGCAACCTGTCATCAACATTACGATTATGTTGCTGATAATTATCGGCGGTATCGGTTTTTTGGTATGGGAAGACGTTTGCAAACACAAGTGGCGAATCAAAGAATATCGCACGCAAAGCAAAGTGGTATTGATTGTAACCGCCGCGCTTATTGTTTTGCCCACGATATACTTCTTCTTTTTTGAATTCAGCGATTTACCTGTCGGTAAGCGAATACTTGCTTCTTTGTTTCAATCCGTAACGCCGAGGACGGCAGGGTTTAATACGGTAGATCTTACGGCGATCAGCGATACGGGATTATACCTGATGATTATTCTTATGTTGATAGGCGGTTCGCCCGGTTCGACCGCAGGCGGTATGAAAACGACGACGGTAGCAGTTTTATTTTCTTCCGCTTTTTCCGTGTTCAGAAAAAAAGACAATGCGGAACTTATGAAACGGCGCGTTGACGATGAAACGGTTAAGACGGCTTCGGCGATATTTATAATGTATATAACCCTGTTTTTATTAGGCGGAATGGCTATAAGCGCGATTGAAAATTTGCCTGTTACGTCATGCCTTTACGAAACCGCTTCCGCCGTCGGCACGGTAGGTCTTACTCTCGGAATTACCCCGACGCTCGGAATTGCGTCCAAGTTGATTTTGATATTATCTATGTTTTTCGGACGCGTCGGCGGATTGACGTTAATATATGCCGCTTTCGGCACACATAAAAAGCAAGCGGCAAAGTTACCGACGGATACGATTGCAGTCGGTTAAGGAGGTTTTATATATGAAAACGAAATCTGTTTTATTGATAGGTCTCGGACGTTTCGGGAAATACATCGCAATGAAATTACACGAATTAGGACACGAAGTCATGGCGGTAGACGAAAACGAAGAAAGAGTCAACGACGCTATGCCTTATGTGACTGA is a window of Firmicutes bacterium CAG:345 DNA encoding:
- a CDS encoding potassium uptake protein TrkH family (product inferred by homology to UniProt), with amino-acid sequence MGILKRKLSSFQIILIEFAGVILLGAFLLTLPISSKTHEWTSFIDALFTSTSAVCVTGLIVFDTATHWTIFGQIVILLLIQIGGMGIVTIAVSLAVISGKKIGLFSRETMKNAISAPNVSGIVRLTGFIIKGIFLIELIGALVMMPVFCIDYGAEGIWLSIFHSVSAFCNAGFDIMGTKSGEFTSITRYSAQPVINITIMLLIIIGGIGFLVWEDVCKHKWRIKEYRTQSKVVLIVTAALIVLPTIYFFFFEFSDLPVGKRILASLFQSVTPRTAGFNTVDLTAISDTGLYLMIILMLIGGSPGSTAGGMKTTTVAVLFSSAFSVFRKKDNAELMKRRVDDETVKTASAIFIMYITLFLLGGMAISAIENLPVTSCLYETASAVGTVGLTLGITPTLGIASKLILILSMFFGRVGGLTLIYAAFGTHKKQAAKLPTDTIAVG
- a CDS encoding putative uncharacterized protein (product inferred by homology to UniProt), with product MFVGLIVCNELARRTKIGGIIFFLAIPACLTIYFVILTIWGKVDPNSWAASNWTFTKMNSWFHYAKLYAATAGCIGFMMIKYGWGIGKKNWFKPFPFIIVAINILIACVSDFESAIKGAQAATEGTAGWWKSSEGVWLYGGWWNWVNGIAGLINIACMTGWWGIYSSKKKQDMLWPDMTWVYIIAYDIWNFEYTYNNLPTHSWYCGLALLLAPTFANLFWNKGGWIQNRANTLAIWCMFAQVVPYFQDALPFNVVTSVYGPAGDLSVATGVSAPTVADPKAQGVIAILALAVNVVALTIIIRRAILQKKNPYTHEIFTDQKDFQEAMLRRE